One window of the Triticum dicoccoides isolate Atlit2015 ecotype Zavitan chromosome 3B, WEW_v2.0, whole genome shotgun sequence genome contains the following:
- the LOC119282725 gene encoding uncharacterized protein LOC119282725 — MKSQKGPKKVTKIDASCARNLGTEWDLSNVVTLLISQRGSEQVSPLLLNSVSQPKKQESMAVERREVCLSLSRLKKILLQSTFRLKKLMWRCTPKKLNLSVSRFRLKKLNLSVSRFRLKKPMLRYTPKKLKLLSTLRLKTLITRVLARC, encoded by the exons atgaaaagccaaaaagggcccaaaaaggtaacaaaaatagaTGCAAGTTGTGCCAGGAACTTGGGCACAGAGTGGGATCTATCAAATGTCGTTACACTCCTGATAAGCCAAA GAGGAAGCGAGCAagtcagccccttgttgttgaacagtgTTAGCCAACCAAAAAAGCAAGAGTCAATGGCGGTAGAAAGAAGAGAAGTGTGCCTGAGCCTGAGCAGACTGAAGAAAATCCTGCTGCAGTCaacattcagactgaagaaactgatgtggaggtgcacaccgaagaaactgaatttgagcgtgtcgaggttcagactgaagaaactgaacctgagcgtgtcgaggttcagactgaagaaacccatgttgaggtacacaccaaagaaactgaaactgttgtcaaCATTGAGACTGAAGACACTGATCACGAGGGTATTGGCGAGGTGTTGA
- the LOC119278999 gene encoding dof zinc finger protein DOF1.4-like, with amino-acid sequence MIFPPAFLDSSSCWNTNHNQLQLQQIGTNSHITTTPSPAGHGPGDGGGGNNNNHGQQEGLMATAGAGGGGGDGGGGGGGDGDSAGGGNNKPMSMSERARLARVPQPEPGLNCPRCDSTNTKFCYFNNYSLTQPRHFCRACRRYWTRGGALRNVPVGGGYRRHAKRSAKPKAGSAGSGTAAAGTSSATSTTPSTTACTTGTATAPPALQYSMFGSAPPHGSRFADSFDPASLGLSFPARLLFPDNGAYAADGGAQQHHHHQGSGNGMEQWAAAHMQSFPFVHAMDHQMSGNPQSASAMPTTMAAMQGMFHLGLQSGGGGGNGDDGGNHQFHHQPAKRDYQQQQQQQDYPSNRGMYGDVVNGNGGGFNFYSSTSNAAGN; translated from the exons ATGATCTTCCCTCCTGCCTTCCTCGACTCATCAAGCTGCTGGAACACCAACCACAACCAGCTTCAG CTGCAGCAAATCGGCACCAACAGTCATATCACTACTACTCCTTCGCCTGCTGGCCATGGTCCTGGAGACGGAGGAGGCGGAAACAACAATAATCATGGTCAGCAGGAAGGATTAATGGCCACGGCCGGGgcgggaggaggtggtggtgatggtggcggcggcggcggtggggatgGTGACAGCGCCGGCGGCGGGAACAACAAGCCGATGTCGATGTCGGAGCGGGCGCGGCTGGCTCGGGTGCCGCAGCCAGAGCCGGGGCTCAACTGCCCGCGCTGCGACTCCACCAACACCAAGTTCTGCTACTTCAACAATTACTCCCTCACCCAGCCCCGCCACTTCTGCCGCGCCTGCCGCCGCTACTGGACCCGCGGCGGCGCGCTCCGCAACGTCCCCGTCGGCGGCGGGTACCGTCGCCACGCCAAGCGCAGCGCCAAGCCCAAGGCCGGGTCGGCTGGATCCGGAACCGCCGCGGCAGGGACGTCTTCTGCGACGTCGACTACGCCCAGCACCACTGCTTGCACCACCGGCACTGCCACTGCGCCGCCCGCTCTGCAGTACTCCATGTTCGGCAGCGCGCCGCCGCACGGCAGCCGGTTCGCCGATAGCTTCGACCCCGCGAGCCTCGGCCTCAGCTTCCCCGCCAGGCTGCtcttccccgacaatggcgcctacGCTGCCGACGGTGGCGcgcagcagcaccaccaccaccaggggaGCGGGAACGGCATGGAGCAGTGGGCGGCTGCGCACATGCAGAGCTTCCCGTTCGTGCACGCCATGGACCACCAGATGTCCGGGAATCCTCAATCAGCTTCGGCAATGCCCACCacaatggcggcgatgcagggcatgTTCCACCTAGGGCtacagagcggcggcggcggcggcaatggcGACGATGGGGGAAACCACCAGTTCCACCACCAGCCGGCCAAGAGGGactaccagcagcagcagcagcagcaggattaCCCAAGCAACAGGGGCATGTACGGGGACGTGGTCAATGGCAATGGCGGCGGCTTCAATTTCTATTCCAGCACTAGCAATGCAGCTGGTAATTAG